A window of Apium graveolens cultivar Ventura chromosome 8, ASM990537v1, whole genome shotgun sequence contains these coding sequences:
- the LOC141680817 gene encoding uncharacterized protein LOC141680817 — protein sequence MSMEHRGWDDEILKELFNDRDQDCIRSVPLNEDMRQYRIYWSKESSGEYSVRSAYRLLQVQKALWRQEDNDSFWRKIWKIRALPKVLNLVWRSLSQCLPTMMLLRQKHVRVESSCPLVDGDGDSSWVKPHESIIKVSVDATTFREYSGSGMGVIVIDAGGELIITKTVCRHRVLCPELAEALAIKEALSWIKNQGWQGVIGESDFLVAVQAIRSKAPMVSPFGRVIEACRAMLRDLNTVSLFFIKRSANVAAHELARVSYSIPDRVFDWSFVPIGAFNALKADLLS from the exons ATGTCGATGGAGCACAGGGGGTGGGATGATGAAATTTTAAAAGAATTGTTTAATGATAGGGACCAAGACTGTATACGAAGTGTGCCGTTGAATGAAGATATGAGGCAATATAGAATCTATTGGAGTAAAGAGAGTTCAGGTGAATATTCCGTTCGTAGTGCTTATCGATTGTTACAAGTTCAAAAAGCTCTTTGGAGACAGGAGGATAATGATAGCTTCTGGAGGAAAATTTGGAAAATAAGGGCTCTGCCGAAGGTTTTGAATTTAGTTTGGAGATCATTGTCTCAGTGTCTTCCAACTATGATGCTTTTGCGTCAAAAACATGTCAGAGTAGAAAGTAGTTGTCCA CTTGTTGACGGAGACGGTGACAGTTCTTGGGTTAAGCCACATGAGTCAATAATCAAGGTCTCGGTGGATGCAACAACTTTTCGAGAATATAGTGGTTCCGGGATGGGAGTGATAGTCATAGACGCAGGGGGTGAGTTAATTATAACAAAGACAGTATGCAGGCACAGAGTTTTATGCCCAGAATTGGCAGAAGCTTTAGCCATTAAAGAGGCTCTCAGTTGGATCAAAAACCAAGGGTGGCAAGGGGTGATTGGGGAATCAGATTTCTTAGTGGCAGTGCAGGCAATTCGAAGCAAAGCTCCTATGGTATCTCCTTTTGGTCGAGTTATAGAGGCATGTCGTGCTATGCTTCGAGATTTAAACACAGTTTCACTATTTTTTATTAAACGATCTGCTAATGTGGCTGCTCATGAGTTAGCTCGAGTGTCATATTCTATCCCAGATCGAGTTTTCGATTGGAGTTTTGTTCCTATTGGAGCGTTTAACGCTTTGAAAGCGGATTTATTaagttaa